One Paraburkholderia kururiensis DNA window includes the following coding sequences:
- a CDS encoding hybrid sensor histidine kinase/response regulator — translation MTPDPSVPPAGRPGATAEGDDAPLFPAVPEHDFAMRRLTLIALLVAAIVLPCIYVATMAYDDLRSREADASDATERTARVAEEHAIKVFDMNETLDARVVDLVQGLDDAGVRSRGAWIHEKLKSIGGGYPQVAAVSIFGKDGTLLATSAFWPTPAVSIATRPDFVGIRNGTVLDHVSKIMQGAVRGGTVFNTGIARRDASGAFDGIVSVAMRPSYFDTFYRELLGKSPMTMNLVRSDGAVLVGYPAATHARDAVDPRSPLGEALARGSTSGVVRMRSPTDHDSLIVAYRRVGSYPVYVSCGYRTSAIWAQWYRHLSVLLLSMFTPSIALWCVIWLSLKRLAAEEEAWERWQAEAAMRRSIESAWRQSRKMEALGNLVGSVAHDFNNLLMIISANVQIARRRGVPGIEHELAAMERALKSGQSLTRQLLGVARKQPLHSETIAVARWLPACRQLLKASLGAKASLVMDIEENVWPMEVDVAELELALINIAVNARDAMPNGGRLTVRARNISFRPGEGFPLAGDFVQLSLEDTGVGMPPEVLSRAFEPLFTTKPKGMGTGLGLPQVFAFCERSGGLAAIDSAIGAGTSVHLYLPRASGLPHIERPAEPGVEEAAAHGLRVLLVEDNEEVAAGTEALLQMMGHHVQCARQADEAMKLIDEAEANAVRTGGHLPFDLLISDIHMPGTMNGIDLAEAVQQRALKLPVILVTGYAEELDRARHVDAHVLAKPFDIALLEKMLRDIQRELPSHTHLAN, via the coding sequence ATGACCCCAGACCCATCCGTCCCGCCCGCAGGTCGTCCGGGCGCCACGGCGGAAGGAGATGACGCCCCGCTCTTCCCCGCCGTTCCCGAGCACGACTTCGCGATGCGCCGCCTCACGCTCATTGCGCTGCTTGTGGCTGCGATCGTGCTGCCTTGCATCTACGTGGCCACCATGGCCTACGACGACCTGCGCAGTCGTGAGGCCGACGCCTCCGATGCCACCGAACGCACCGCACGGGTTGCCGAAGAACACGCGATCAAGGTGTTCGACATGAACGAGACGCTCGACGCGCGCGTGGTGGACCTCGTTCAAGGGCTCGACGACGCGGGCGTGCGCTCGCGCGGCGCCTGGATTCACGAGAAGCTCAAATCGATTGGCGGCGGCTACCCGCAGGTGGCCGCAGTCTCCATCTTCGGCAAGGACGGCACGCTGCTCGCGACCAGCGCCTTCTGGCCCACGCCCGCGGTTTCCATCGCCACCCGGCCGGACTTCGTGGGCATTCGCAACGGCACGGTGCTCGATCACGTCTCGAAGATCATGCAGGGCGCCGTGCGCGGCGGGACCGTATTCAACACCGGCATTGCGCGCAGGGACGCGTCGGGCGCGTTCGACGGCATCGTCTCGGTCGCCATGCGTCCTTCCTACTTCGATACGTTCTACCGCGAGCTGCTCGGCAAATCGCCCATGACGATGAACCTCGTGCGCTCCGATGGCGCCGTGCTGGTCGGCTATCCCGCTGCCACCCATGCACGCGACGCCGTCGACCCGCGCTCGCCGCTCGGCGAAGCGCTGGCGCGCGGCAGCACCTCCGGCGTGGTACGCATGCGTTCTCCTACGGACCACGACAGCCTGATCGTCGCGTACCGGCGCGTGGGCTCGTATCCGGTGTACGTCTCGTGCGGCTATCGGACTTCCGCTATCTGGGCGCAGTGGTACCGCCACCTGAGCGTGCTGCTGCTCTCGATGTTCACGCCGTCCATCGCACTGTGGTGCGTGATCTGGCTTTCGCTGAAACGCCTCGCGGCCGAAGAGGAAGCCTGGGAGCGCTGGCAGGCCGAAGCCGCGATGCGCCGCTCCATCGAATCGGCGTGGCGGCAGTCGCGCAAGATGGAGGCGCTCGGCAACCTCGTGGGCAGCGTCGCGCACGACTTCAACAACCTGCTGATGATCATCTCGGCCAATGTGCAGATTGCGCGGCGGCGCGGCGTGCCGGGCATCGAGCACGAGCTTGCGGCCATGGAGCGCGCGTTGAAGAGCGGCCAGTCGCTCACGCGGCAACTGCTGGGCGTCGCGCGCAAGCAGCCGTTGCACAGCGAGACGATCGCCGTGGCGCGCTGGCTGCCGGCGTGCCGCCAGCTGCTGAAGGCGTCGCTTGGCGCGAAGGCGTCGCTCGTGATGGACATCGAAGAGAACGTCTGGCCCATGGAGGTCGACGTCGCCGAACTCGAACTCGCGCTCATCAACATCGCCGTGAACGCGCGCGATGCCATGCCGAACGGCGGCCGCCTCACGGTGCGGGCACGCAACATCAGTTTCCGGCCCGGCGAGGGCTTTCCGCTCGCGGGCGACTTCGTGCAGCTTTCATTGGAGGACACGGGCGTCGGCATGCCGCCGGAGGTGCTCTCGCGTGCCTTCGAACCGCTCTTCACCACCAAGCCCAAAGGCATGGGAACGGGGCTCGGACTGCCGCAGGTATTCGCCTTCTGCGAACGGTCGGGCGGCCTCGCGGCCATCGACAGCGCCATCGGCGCGGGAACGTCCGTGCACCTTTATCTGCCGCGCGCCTCGGGCCTGCCGCACATCGAGCGGCCCGCCGAGCCGGGCGTGGAAGAAGCCGCGGCGCACGGCCTGCGCGTGCTGCTCGTGGAAGACAACGAGGAAGTGGCGGCCGGCACCGAAGCGCTGCTGCAAATGATGGGTCACCACGTGCAATGCGCGCGTCAGGCCGACGAGGCCATGAAGCTGATCGACGAAGCCGAGGCCAACGCGGTCAGAACGGGCGGGCACCTGCCCTTCGATCTGCTGATCTCGGACATCCACATGCCCGGCACGATGAACGGCATCGACCTGGCCGAAGCCGTGCAGCAGCGCGCGCTGAAGCTGCCGGTGATCCTCGTGACCGGTTACGCCGAAGAACTGGACCGGGCCCGCCACGTGGATGCGCACGTGCTCGCGAAGCCATTCGATATCGCCCTGCTCGAGAAGATGCTGCGCGACATTCAGCGCGAGTTGCCGTCGCACACGCACCTGGCGAATTGA
- a CDS encoding NADPH-dependent FMN reductase, giving the protein MACHIAVLVGSLRQDSINRQLARAVTSLLPQGFTAEFVDIGALPLYSQDYDADLPEPARQFKARIEAADALLFVTPEYNRSIPGVLKNAIDWGSRPWGKNSWAGKPGAVLGTSPGATGTALAQQHLRNVLSYLDVALLGQPEMFIKHDASRIDANGNILNDDTRKFLQGFVDRYVAWATRLRRD; this is encoded by the coding sequence ATGGCTTGTCACATTGCAGTGCTGGTGGGTAGCCTTCGTCAGGACTCGATCAATCGCCAGCTGGCGCGCGCCGTCACCTCGCTTCTGCCTCAAGGCTTCACCGCCGAATTCGTCGACATCGGTGCCTTGCCGCTTTACAGCCAGGACTACGACGCCGATCTACCGGAGCCCGCGCGCCAGTTCAAGGCGCGCATCGAGGCCGCCGACGCGCTGCTGTTCGTGACGCCCGAGTACAACCGGTCGATCCCGGGCGTGCTCAAAAACGCCATCGACTGGGGTTCGCGCCCGTGGGGCAAGAACTCGTGGGCGGGCAAGCCCGGCGCGGTGCTGGGCACGTCGCCCGGGGCCACCGGCACGGCGCTCGCGCAGCAGCATCTGCGTAACGTGCTTTCCTATCTGGACGTGGCGCTACTTGGTCAGCCCGAGATGTTCATCAAACACGACGCAAGTCGGATCGACGCCAACGGGAACATCCTCAACGACGACACCCGCAAGTTCCTGCAAGGGTTCGTCGACCGCTACGTGGCCTGGGCGACGCGTCTGCGCCGCGATTGA
- a CDS encoding RNA polymerase factor sigma-70, with protein sequence MSTVAARPAPDDPVYLAQLRRDLLRFARLQLRDAAAAEDAVQEALTAAWMHADRFSAQSEHKTWVFGILRHKLVDTLRIRQRTVNISSLEGELDDDALLDRELFKDNGHWTAYAKPRPWPTPEIVLQQQQFWQLFEMCLDHLPEHIGRVFMMREFLDLEIAEICAELELTANHCSVLIYRARLRLRTCLTEKGLSGEDAHGQV encoded by the coding sequence ATGAGCACCGTTGCGGCCCGGCCGGCGCCGGACGATCCGGTCTACCTCGCTCAGTTGAGGCGCGACCTGCTTCGCTTTGCCCGCTTGCAGTTGCGGGACGCAGCGGCGGCCGAAGACGCCGTCCAGGAAGCACTGACCGCCGCCTGGATGCACGCGGACCGGTTCTCCGCGCAGTCCGAGCACAAGACGTGGGTCTTCGGCATCCTCCGCCATAAGTTGGTGGATACGTTGCGCATACGGCAGCGCACAGTGAACATCTCGTCGCTCGAAGGCGAACTGGACGACGATGCCCTTCTCGATCGCGAGCTCTTCAAGGACAACGGACACTGGACAGCGTATGCGAAACCACGTCCGTGGCCGACGCCGGAGATCGTGCTGCAACAGCAGCAGTTCTGGCAGCTTTTCGAGATGTGCCTCGATCATTTGCCCGAACACATTGGACGCGTCTTCATGATGCGAGAGTTTCTCGACCTCGAAATCGCCGAGATCTGCGCCGAACTGGAGCTGACCGCCAACCACTGCAGCGTGCTGATCTATCGCGCGCGGCTGCGCTTGCGGACGTGCCTGACCGAAAAGGGTCTTTCAGGCGAGGACGCGCATGGGCAAGTGTAA
- a CDS encoding zf-HC2 domain-containing protein, translated as MGKCKNITRLLSDALDRRLTASEWLAVRVHLPTCSGCRNYRLHIALLRAAAHEVSGISDNESAAREE; from the coding sequence ATGGGCAAGTGTAAGAACATCACGCGACTACTTTCGGACGCGCTCGACAGGCGGCTCACCGCGAGCGAATGGCTCGCCGTCCGCGTGCACCTGCCCACGTGCAGCGGATGCCGCAACTATCGGCTGCACATTGCGCTGCTTCGTGCGGCGGCGCATGAAGTGAGCGGCATCTCGGACAACGAGTCCGCCGCACGCGAAGAGTAA
- a CDS encoding DUF1272 domain-containing protein: MLELRPSCEACGKALPPDAPDAMICSFECTFCEACATTMLRNVCPNCGGGFEHRPVRPRAMLMKYPASTERRDASVDFASHARYLQDYAAKPPSQR; encoded by the coding sequence ATGCTCGAACTCCGACCGTCCTGCGAAGCATGCGGCAAGGCTCTGCCGCCCGACGCGCCCGATGCGATGATTTGCAGCTTCGAATGCACCTTCTGCGAAGCGTGTGCGACCACGATGCTGCGAAATGTCTGCCCGAACTGCGGCGGCGGCTTCGAACATCGGCCCGTCCGTCCGAGGGCGATGCTCATGAAGTACCCGGCAAGTACCGAGCGTCGCGATGCGTCCGTCGATTTCGCCTCGCACGCGCGCTATCTTCAAGACTACGCAGCGAAACCGCCGTCGCAGCGCTGA
- the arsC gene encoding arsenate reductase (glutaredoxin) (This arsenate reductase requires both glutathione and glutaredoxin to convert arsenate to arsenite, after which the efflux transporter formed by ArsA and ArsB can extrude the arsenite from the cell, providing resistance.), giving the protein MITIYHNPRCSKSRGACELIAGLGDTAHEKVEVIEYLKQPLSVVQLKELNRLLGCPARDMVRTSEAEYEALNLGREGVTDDELYDALAKHPVLLQRPIVVRNGKAVIGRPPENVNALFD; this is encoded by the coding sequence ATGATCACGATTTACCACAACCCGCGGTGCTCGAAATCTCGTGGCGCTTGTGAACTCATCGCAGGCCTTGGCGACACCGCGCACGAAAAAGTCGAAGTTATCGAATATCTGAAACAGCCGCTGTCGGTCGTTCAGTTGAAGGAACTGAACCGCTTGCTCGGCTGCCCGGCGCGCGACATGGTGCGCACGTCCGAGGCCGAGTACGAAGCCCTGAATCTAGGCCGGGAAGGCGTGACCGACGACGAGTTGTACGACGCGCTCGCAAAACATCCTGTGTTGCTGCAGCGGCCCATCGTCGTTCGCAATGGGAAGGCTGTGATTGGACGTCCGCCGGAAAACGTCAACGCGCTTTTCGACTGA
- the parA gene encoding ParA family partition ATPase, with translation MAAEIIAVTQQKGGVGKSTIAMHLGAAFHERGKRVLVVDADGQNTLVHWASASAEGETGIPFPVVNLSEAGGQIHREIKKFIGDYDIIVVDCPPSITEKVSGVVLLAASIAVIPTSSSPADYWSSVGLVKLIQQAQVMNEDLRAVFLLNKTEEKRMLTRELKRALEELGFPLLKTQIPTREAYKQAMALGQTVLQMSDRGAKLASIEIRACADEIASMLP, from the coding sequence TTGGCGGCTGAAATCATCGCAGTCACTCAACAAAAGGGCGGCGTGGGGAAAAGCACGATAGCCATGCATCTCGGCGCTGCATTCCATGAAAGGGGAAAGCGAGTTCTGGTCGTCGACGCCGACGGGCAAAATACCCTGGTTCACTGGGCAAGCGCATCCGCGGAAGGTGAAACCGGCATCCCGTTCCCCGTGGTAAACCTCTCCGAGGCAGGCGGGCAGATCCACCGGGAGATAAAGAAATTCATCGGCGACTACGACATCATCGTGGTCGATTGTCCGCCGTCCATCACCGAAAAGGTTTCGGGCGTCGTACTCCTTGCTGCCTCCATTGCTGTCATTCCCACTTCGTCGTCGCCTGCTGACTATTGGTCGAGCGTGGGTCTGGTGAAGCTTATCCAGCAGGCACAAGTGATGAACGAAGATCTTCGGGCGGTCTTCCTGCTCAACAAGACGGAAGAGAAGCGCATGCTAACGCGCGAACTCAAGCGTGCATTGGAAGAACTCGGCTTCCCCCTGCTCAAAACGCAAATTCCCACGCGCGAGGCGTACAAGCAAGCAATGGCGTTAGGGCAAACCGTCCTGCAAATGAGCGATCGCGGCGCAAAGCTGGCAAGCATCGAAATACGGGCATGTGCGGATGAAATCGCCAGCATGCTTCCCTGA
- a CDS encoding ParB/RepB/Spo0J family partition protein — translation MKSSQFAKGFQARPDTTSSEKRTALDRLNAIDGLVQSKPKTGESVGRASQPVLKPVPDDLEPTDTVNESAEYRAWRLAQGYRPGQVIELALKAIKPSPFNPRYFYLKSSIAELAVNLAKQGQQQPIHVIPDYDNPGTYFVSDGGRRVRALKEANKEAVKAVVIDLPIGIQSYKLGYDLNVQRDSQTVFDNAVVWKRFIEEKHFQSQKELAEHLGLDESTVAVALSIAKLPEPVMQEMVARPERFGSNMAYQVGRYHTARGTDSTLRLINRILADDLSTRQVADIVKGRASPQETPKPTGRQRYAQRLEVKLDGVSVGDLKSYGDDRLELRLRGLSREKRDDILRQIEQILAQK, via the coding sequence ATGAAATCATCCCAGTTCGCAAAAGGCTTCCAGGCGCGGCCCGACACAACCAGCAGCGAAAAGCGCACCGCACTCGATCGCCTCAACGCCATCGACGGCCTCGTACAAAGCAAGCCGAAAACCGGTGAATCGGTGGGCCGTGCAAGTCAGCCTGTGCTGAAGCCTGTGCCAGATGATCTGGAGCCGACGGATACCGTCAATGAATCAGCGGAGTACCGCGCGTGGCGCCTTGCGCAGGGGTATCGGCCCGGACAGGTCATCGAACTTGCGCTCAAAGCAATCAAGCCGAGTCCCTTCAATCCGCGATACTTCTACCTGAAGTCGTCGATCGCCGAGCTCGCCGTGAATCTGGCGAAGCAAGGTCAGCAGCAGCCAATTCACGTCATCCCCGACTACGACAATCCGGGTACGTACTTCGTCAGCGACGGAGGGCGGCGCGTGCGGGCGTTGAAGGAGGCGAACAAGGAAGCTGTAAAGGCCGTCGTTATCGATCTGCCGATCGGAATTCAGAGCTACAAGCTCGGCTACGACCTCAACGTACAGCGCGATTCGCAAACCGTCTTCGACAACGCTGTCGTCTGGAAACGCTTCATCGAGGAGAAGCATTTCCAGAGTCAGAAGGAGCTGGCCGAACATCTCGGTCTCGACGAGTCCACCGTCGCCGTCGCGCTATCCATCGCCAAACTGCCCGAGCCCGTCATGCAGGAAATGGTGGCACGTCCGGAACGTTTTGGTTCCAACATGGCCTATCAGGTGGGCCGCTATCACACGGCACGCGGAACCGACTCGACCCTGCGTCTCATCAACCGGATCCTCGCTGACGACCTCAGTACGCGTCAGGTGGCGGATATCGTGAAGGGCAGGGCGAGCCCGCAGGAGACTCCAAAGCCGACGGGCCGTCAGCGCTACGCGCAACGCCTCGAAGTGAAGCTGGATGGCGTATCCGTCGGCGACCTGAAATCGTATGGAGACGACAGACTCGAGCTCAGATTGCGCGGCTTGTCGAGAGAGAAACGCGACGACATCCTGCGGCAGATCGAACAGATCCTCGCGCAGAAGTAA
- a CDS encoding replication initiation protein, which produces MATKRAKKTDVVSPSSAELRKAVEAIAIQPKSGKITLLTRKLFNVLLAVAQQADESGDTYRALLSDIVANSAFDSNDTALVKEHLRRMVSVQVEWSQGTSSQKPGRKWGISTLIADAEILEDPQTRRVWVEFSFAPKIKKKLLDPVQYARLSLQFQSQLRSSAGLALYEICVRYLTNPSHLTMREPWEWWRPILSGTPDTEAGDEAKREYKYFKRDYLRPAIAEVNAVTNIFVELIEHREGRRVAEIQFRVTERKQPMLALDEHPNVFDSTLVDRMVKLGIPLKEAQSLYADSEENRIRAALQMTEQRMRSTTLPPVRSAAALFKDALKKGYAPPVDALPSAGGGKSSGGATVPADDLKARLLSEYAAYRRKEAQALYEEQGSVEQGLARETFESDELPGLGSHLRDDWRRRGLESKLAETAFFDWLARKTWGEPTDGDLLSFTLSQSRAA; this is translated from the coding sequence ATGGCCACGAAGCGCGCGAAGAAAACCGATGTGGTGAGTCCTAGCTCAGCCGAATTGCGGAAAGCCGTCGAGGCCATTGCGATCCAGCCGAAGAGCGGCAAGATCACCCTGCTCACCCGCAAGCTGTTCAACGTGCTGTTGGCGGTCGCCCAGCAAGCTGACGAGTCGGGCGATACCTACCGCGCGTTGCTGTCCGATATCGTGGCCAATTCGGCGTTCGATTCCAACGACACGGCACTCGTGAAAGAGCACCTTCGGCGAATGGTTTCAGTGCAGGTCGAGTGGAGCCAGGGCACTTCCAGCCAGAAGCCCGGCCGCAAGTGGGGCATCTCGACACTTATCGCCGACGCGGAAATTCTGGAAGACCCGCAGACACGTCGTGTGTGGGTCGAATTTTCGTTCGCGCCGAAGATCAAGAAGAAGTTGCTCGATCCGGTCCAGTACGCTCGACTGAGTCTCCAGTTCCAGAGCCAGTTGCGCAGCAGCGCGGGGCTCGCGTTGTACGAGATTTGCGTTCGATACCTCACGAATCCGAGTCATCTCACGATGCGCGAGCCGTGGGAATGGTGGCGTCCCATTCTCTCCGGAACGCCGGACACCGAGGCTGGCGACGAAGCCAAGCGCGAGTACAAATATTTCAAGCGCGACTATCTGCGTCCCGCGATTGCCGAGGTGAATGCCGTTACGAACATCTTCGTCGAGTTGATCGAACATCGGGAAGGTCGTCGTGTGGCGGAGATCCAGTTCCGTGTCACTGAGCGCAAGCAGCCCATGCTCGCGCTCGACGAGCATCCCAACGTATTCGACAGCACGCTGGTGGATCGCATGGTGAAGCTCGGCATTCCGCTCAAGGAAGCGCAATCGCTGTATGCCGATAGCGAGGAAAACCGGATTCGCGCGGCACTGCAGATGACCGAACAGCGCATGCGCAGCACGACGCTGCCCCCGGTGCGCAGCGCGGCGGCGCTGTTCAAGGACGCCCTCAAGAAGGGTTATGCGCCGCCGGTGGACGCGTTGCCGTCTGCGGGCGGCGGCAAGTCGTCCGGTGGTGCCACGGTGCCGGCGGACGATCTCAAGGCGCGCCTGTTGAGCGAATACGCAGCGTATCGACGCAAGGAAGCCCAGGCGCTCTACGAGGAGCAAGGCTCGGTGGAGCAGGGCCTCGCGCGCGAGACGTTCGAGTCCGACGAACTGCCCGGCTTGGGCTCGCATCTTCGTGACGACTGGCGCCGACGTGGGTTGGAGTCAAAGCTGGCCGAAACGGCGTTTTTCGATTGGCTCGCGCGCAAGACGTGGGGCGAGCCGACGGACGGCGATCTGCTTTCGTTTACTTTGAGTCAGTCGAGAGCCGCTTGA
- a CDS encoding DNA-binding protein, producing the protein MNLDQERSTIRQELETMRASGARRQDLSLHACKRLFFDLGVRPSMAAVRDLTQTGSASDIPKDIDLFWERIRAASRVRVGAGVIPKGLEDRAGELLGSLFEEAVSHAKALLEDERAEIHQALAAAEQKVRDAELLRAAADDHVHRSEARAEAAWTRVRELEAQLAASTTHGAAHQENLQSTARRLEAENEALRKRIDAEQATNATLRDRIDALHADLRESTEHYAQQIKDAVAEAERRVKPMLVELDSLRSMAATWQTAQRDASRKEFDFIQQLSAAKARADRLDAKLREQSDEIDALTHELTALRLQNGVDPRVATLLCSLATEGRLTTAELATMGTMLDGHVTLPSHCPKCAEGEPELSEVDHQFELSCPECDHSSGMGASRLEAVTRFMSVDAHSTSI; encoded by the coding sequence ATGAATCTTGATCAAGAACGCTCAACAATACGCCAGGAACTGGAAACCATGCGGGCGAGCGGCGCTCGACGACAGGACTTATCGCTCCACGCGTGCAAGCGGCTCTTTTTCGATCTGGGCGTCCGTCCGTCGATGGCCGCCGTCCGCGATTTGACGCAGACCGGCAGCGCGAGCGACATCCCCAAGGACATCGATCTTTTCTGGGAGCGCATTCGGGCAGCGTCGCGTGTCCGCGTAGGTGCCGGCGTTATACCGAAAGGACTCGAAGACCGTGCGGGCGAACTACTCGGCTCGCTGTTCGAGGAAGCGGTTTCACACGCCAAAGCGCTGCTCGAAGACGAGCGCGCCGAGATTCACCAGGCGCTCGCCGCAGCCGAGCAAAAAGTTCGCGATGCCGAACTGCTGCGTGCCGCCGCCGACGATCACGTGCATCGCAGCGAAGCTCGCGCCGAAGCCGCATGGACGCGCGTTCGGGAGCTCGAGGCCCAATTGGCGGCCTCGACCACCCATGGTGCGGCCCACCAGGAAAACCTGCAAAGCACCGCGCGGCGCCTCGAGGCTGAAAACGAGGCGCTGCGCAAACGCATCGATGCCGAGCAAGCCACCAACGCGACCTTGCGCGACCGGATCGACGCACTCCACGCCGACCTTCGCGAAAGCACCGAGCACTACGCTCAGCAGATCAAGGACGCCGTGGCCGAAGCCGAGCGGCGCGTCAAGCCGATGCTAGTCGAGCTGGATTCGCTGCGGTCGATGGCAGCCACCTGGCAGACGGCCCAGCGCGACGCAAGTCGCAAGGAATTCGACTTCATCCAGCAACTCTCCGCGGCCAAGGCGCGGGCCGACCGACTGGACGCCAAACTTCGTGAACAATCCGACGAAATCGATGCTCTTACGCATGAATTGACGGCCTTGCGCTTGCAAAACGGTGTGGACCCGCGCGTTGCTACGCTTCTCTGCTCATTGGCCACCGAGGGCCGGCTGACAACGGCGGAACTCGCGACCATGGGGACCATGCTGGATGGTCACGTCACCCTGCCGTCGCACTGCCCGAAGTGCGCGGAGGGTGAACCGGAGCTTTCCGAGGTCGATCACCAGTTCGAGCTGTCGTGTCCGGAATGCGATCACTCGTCGGGCATGGGGGCATCGAGGCTGGAGGCGGTCACGCGCTTCATGTCTGTCGACGCGCATTCCACTTCGATCTAG
- a CDS encoding tyrosine-type recombinase/integrase, translating to MSAPSRSEVATRDAQRSDLFDPQREDWLRDPHAAFEVWLTAQNFRASSADIYRAQWGQFVDWLKARRKNLHTVDMQTIANFVAERSIRKTQKARYLRLIERVLDHVRQMEHASTNPARFIAQDADAAWRTARDNEPTGFLTVAERATLVAYLFTPLSSTSAAQRWRERRDRALVAVFLGGGLKTGEAITLSISCVTNSSPWVVIEAANPEFTRRSRLSPFSVALLDAWLAERSAADLPGPLVFPASPSGRPMHKATVLRAVDAIVEAAGLAREGRASPQTLRNTFAADLFESGVSAELVGQWLGFAQALSAHRLHRAWKAWADRIDVSARRADVSSGDDPKARGQ from the coding sequence ATGTCTGCGCCGTCCCGTTCCGAGGTCGCAACGCGCGATGCGCAACGAAGCGACCTCTTCGATCCGCAACGCGAAGATTGGCTCCGCGACCCGCACGCGGCCTTTGAGGTGTGGCTCACGGCGCAAAACTTCCGGGCATCGTCGGCGGACATTTACCGCGCGCAGTGGGGCCAATTCGTCGACTGGCTCAAGGCGAGGCGCAAAAATCTCCATACGGTCGACATGCAGACCATCGCCAATTTCGTTGCAGAGCGCTCCATCCGGAAGACGCAAAAAGCCCGCTATTTAAGGCTCATTGAGCGCGTACTGGATCACGTCCGGCAGATGGAGCATGCGTCCACCAACCCGGCACGGTTCATCGCTCAGGACGCCGACGCGGCTTGGCGAACCGCGCGCGACAACGAGCCGACGGGTTTCCTGACCGTGGCCGAGCGCGCCACGTTGGTGGCGTATCTGTTCACACCGCTTTCCAGCACCTCGGCGGCACAACGCTGGCGCGAGCGCCGCGACCGGGCCCTGGTGGCCGTGTTTCTCGGCGGAGGTTTAAAAACGGGCGAAGCAATAACGCTTTCCATTAGTTGCGTCACGAACAGTTCACCGTGGGTCGTGATCGAAGCGGCCAATCCCGAATTCACGCGTCGCTCGCGTCTGTCGCCGTTCAGCGTCGCGCTGCTCGATGCCTGGCTGGCGGAACGCTCTGCCGCGGATTTGCCTGGGCCGCTCGTATTCCCGGCGTCCCCGTCCGGGCGGCCCATGCACAAGGCGACGGTGCTGCGGGCGGTGGACGCAATCGTCGAAGCCGCGGGGCTCGCGCGCGAGGGCCGGGCCAGCCCGCAAACGCTGCGCAATACGTTTGCCGCCGATCTATTCGAAAGCGGCGTGAGCGCGGAACTCGTCGGACAGTGGCTGGGGTTTGCACAGGCTCTGTCGGCGCACCGGCTGCACCGAGCGTGGAAGGCGTGGGCCGATCGAATCGACGTGTCGGCCCGGCGTGCCGACGTGTCGTCTGGAGACGATCCGAAAGCGCGCGGACAATAG
- a CDS encoding DUF2471 family protein, translated as MNTPNDHDLAALRFQSAARDLNHIVRRIASRYIVQRVPLTWRLLHAIEAEALADLGFASRHDEAMLNLFQRPHGLSYPETDDVVDFGASNALPPVFAFAVAAYERALESVDPSASGRSQAARSVRRQRAWGG; from the coding sequence ATGAACACCCCGAACGACCACGACCTTGCCGCGCTGCGCTTTCAGTCCGCGGCGCGCGACCTCAACCACATCGTCCGACGTATCGCGTCGCGCTATATCGTGCAGCGCGTGCCGCTCACGTGGCGGCTGCTGCACGCAATCGAGGCTGAAGCACTCGCCGACCTCGGCTTCGCCAGCCGCCATGACGAGGCGATGCTGAACCTCTTTCAACGTCCGCACGGCCTGTCCTACCCAGAGACCGACGACGTAGTCGACTTTGGCGCGTCCAACGCGTTGCCGCCGGTGTTCGCATTTGCTGTCGCCGCGTACGAGCGGGCGCTCGAAAGCGTGGACCCGTCCGCCTCCGGGCGGTCGCAGGCGGCCCGTTCCGTACGCCGACAACGCGCATGGGGCGGCTGA